TGAAGCGCCCATGGACCGTATCGTAGGACGCAGCGGGCGAAGCCTGCGTGTCCGTGATGGCGGCGGATACAGAAACAGAGGGATTATCCCATGAAAATCGCACAGCGGGTCATGAAGGAAGCCTGGCAGGACGACGAGTGCTTTCAGGGCATCTGCGACTTTCTCGGCAAATACCGGGACACCGTCGACGAGATTACGCTAATGTCGGGCACCATCGACTACCGCAACTACGAGTCGCTCGAGACGATACGCCACGAGTGCTCCCTTCTGAAGACTCGCATGGACCGGCTGCGCGAGGCCGGCTTTGCGAGCGTGGGGATCAACGTGCTGATCACCCTCGGCCACATCGACGAGACCACCGCCCCTAATGTGGGCCCCTTCCACAAAATCGTCGGCTATCGGGGCGACACCTCAGCCAACTGCTCCTGCCCCACCTACGACGATTTCCTCGAGTTCACCGAAGAAAAATATCGCTGCTACGCCCGCGTGAACCCGGATTTCATCTGGGTGGATGACGATATCAAACTCTTCTGGAATGGTGTCCCGTTCGGCTGCTTCTGCCCCAACTGCCTGGCCCGCTTCAACCGCAAACACGGCTCAGCCTACACGCGGGAAACGCTGGTGGCCGCCATGGAGACCCCGGACAACACGCTCCTTCGCTCCCGATGGGTACAGGACGTCTCCGACCGAATCACCGAACTTCTTGGCCGGATCGGCCGCGCCGTGCGACAGGTAAACCCCGCCCTCCGGCTGGGCTTCATGACCCAGCACCAGGGCTGGAGCACCTACAACGGCATGGACTACGACGCCTGGTTCCGCGCCCTGGGGGCCACCATGGGCCGACCGGGTGAGGGCTACTATTTCGACACGATCCCCGACGATGTGCTGACCAAAGCCCTCTCCACCGCGCGTCAAGCCGGCGAATACCCGAACATGGTCGATGACGCTCAATACGAGCTGGAAAACTTCCCCTACCACACCTGGCAGAAATCAGACCGCATCGTCCTGGCCGAACTGGGGATGGCCTTTGCCCAGGGAATCAACGGCGTGCTGCTCAACAACTGTCACATGCAGCTGGGCCTCGAGGGCCAGGGGCCTCTCTACGACGCCATGCGCGCGGCAAAGCCCAACTGGCAAACGCTCATGGACTATACCGAAGGCTTCGGCGCCGCCGGCTTCTATCCCGCCGTGTCCAGCCGATACGACCAGCGCCGTACGCTGCACGGCGGCGAGAGTTTCTTCCAACACCACACCTGCGGCGCGGAACACAACGTCACGCGATCCTACGCCCTGGCCAAAATGGGCATACCCTTCACCATGGACCGGGCAAACCGCACCGGCGTCATCCTCTCCGGCAACCTGTCCGAGGGGTTTACGGACGCCGAGCTCCTGGAGTTCCTCAAGGGCCCCGTCATCGTGGACGGCGAAGGCGTCGCCGCGCTCGAACGCCGCGGTTTCGACAAGTACATCGGCGTCCGCTGTATCGGCGCCGGCGACCTGGGACTTCTCGAACGGCACAACCTGGACGACCCCGTGAACCGGACCCTCCGCCGGGTGCAGTATCGCGACGCAAAGCCCGCCTGGTTCGGCGGCAAAGCCTGCATCCTGGAGGCCATCAGCGAGCACACCCGCACCGTCAGCGTCATTGAGGATTGCGAGGGACGTCGGCATGGCATAGGCACTTCCTTGGTTGAAAACGAACTGGGCGGCCGCGTCTGCGTCCTGGGCTACTGCGCCTATCTGATGCCCAACGACGTGAACCGTTTCCACCAGCTCTCAGCCATCTGCGACTACCTGACGCAGGGCCGCCAGCCCGCCAAACTCCTGACTCCCGCCAAGGCCGCCCTCTTCGTCCGCGTGAGTCCCGACCGAACAAAGGCCGCCGTCTCCTTCCTCAACATGACGCTCGACGACGTGCACGATATCCGCATCGCCGTGCGGGGTGCCTCCAAAGGCCGCCTCCTGGACAGTCGCGGCGGCGAGGTCGCGCTCGCCGCGGAGAAAAACGCGGACTACGGCATCTTCACCCTGGAAAAGGCCGAACCCTACACCCTCCTGTACCTCCTGACGGAGTAGAAGCCGGCTGAATTTCCCAGACACGACCGACAGCGAAGGGGGGCTGATTATGGTGTCCCGGAATTTCTCATACTATTAATAGTCCTACATACCCCTGTGATCTTGAATAGATACTGAAAAGCAAGACTGTTTTATGTTATAATGTCGATGCGGATTAGTCTGAATTGTATGAGGAGAGATAACTGTGACGGAAAAAGAAAAATCACATGCAGGGATGTTGTATCAGCCTGGTGACCCTGAACTTGTATCAGACCGTGATATTACCATTAAAAAGTTATATGATTACAACAGATTACACCCACTAGACCGTGGTGCACGGCAAATTGCTATACGCGAGTTGTTAGGCAAGACTGGAGATAACTGCGTTGTGGAGCAACCGCTTTTTTGCACGTATGGGTATAATACGACGGTGGGCAATAACTTCTTTCTTAATGTCAACTGTAAGCTCATGGACAGTGGGAAAATCACAATTGGAGACAATGTGTTCATTGCTCCGAATGTCTGCATTATAACGGAAGAACATGCAATGGACGTAGAACAACGGTTGGCAGGACTGGAGTATGCTCACCCAGTAAATATCGGTGACAACGTCTGGATTTGCGCTGGAGCGATTATATTACCGGGCGTAACTATCGGCGCAAATAGTGTCATCGGTGCAGGCAGTGTCGTTACGAAAGACATTTCTCCCAATAGTCTAGCTGTCGGTAATCCCTGCAAGGTAATCCGTACTCTGGTGTAATATCCGCATCGCCGTGCGCGGCGTCTCCAAAGGCCGTCTCCTGGAAAGCCGCGGCCGCCAGGTCGCGCTCGTCGCGAAGAAAGACGGCGACTACGGCATCTTCACCCTGGAAAAGGCCAAACCCTACACCCTCCTGTACCTCCTGACGGAATAGAAGCCGGCGATAAACAGCTCTACCGTCGATCTCACCCAGGCCCGTTCACGACGTTGTGAACGGGGCTACGAACCGCGTCTTCTTTGCCTCCCGCCTGGTGGAACATCCCAGCCCATCGCGGCGTGGGTGTACCTGCGGTACTGCTGAGGGGGATGATCCCATCACCGTCTTGAACGCCCGTAACAAACCTACGAGTCTCTGACCGACATGAATTTCAAGATTGCCCCGTTCGTCGAAGGCGTTAAACTGGTGCCGGCAAAACGGTGATGGATAGATCAAGCTGTTAGTTAAAGGGTATCGTCCATGATCCAATACAGTAATGTCTTGTTCTTCGGCAACAGCATCACCAGGCACGCACCGGCCCCGGAGCTCGGCTGGCACGGCGATTGGGGAATGGCGGCCAGCGCCGAGGAAAACGACTACGTGCACGTGCTGATGCGAAAACTCCGGGAGGCAAAGCCTGATCTCTCGTTTGCGGCGCGAACCATCGCCGACTTTGAACGCAAATTCTGGGAGTACGACCTGGAGCGGCTCGCGGACGCCCGCGCGTGTCCCGCCGATCTGACGATCTTCCGGATCGGCGAAAACGTGGACGCGAAAGAAGCGGACACCCGCGGCTTCGGCCGACACTTCCTGCGGCTGATGGAATACATAGGCCCAAACCCGGAGGCGGCGCTCTGTGTCGGCAGCTTCTTCAACCATCCCAGCGCAAATCGCCAGATGAAGGAGGCCGCCGCCGAGTTCGGCTGCGAGTATCTGGACATCAGCCATCTCGACGCTGACGAGTACAAGGCAATCGGTCTGTTCGAGCACGAAGGTGTGGCGGCGCATCCCTGCGACCGCGGGATGAAGGCCATCGCCGAGGCGATCTGGGATGCCCTCAAAAAGAACCGAGCTTAACGGTGATGCACGCCGCTTCGGGCGGGCGGACCCGCAACAACGGTCATGATCTGCAATAGGACGCGATTTCCTGGCGAACGATGTCAGACCATCGTTTGAACCGTTGCGGCTGATTATTGACCGTGTGGGTGTCCTTCAGAACAAACGCGAGGTTCAGGTCGCCGGCGATTTCGAGCGTACGGCGGATGTCCTGCCGGATCGCGTCCTCCTCGAACTGGGAGGCGACGTAGCTGGGGTTTGGCTTTCGGCACAGGACGTAATTTCGGCCGTAGAGCTCGGCGCAGGTCTCCAGATCGGACCACGGCGAGACGGAGATGCAGCGGAGATTTCCGACCTGGCGTATCCACTCAAAGCGTCGTTCGACCGGCTCGCAGCAGCCGTAGTAGGTCAGGCCGAAGAGCTCCATCAGAGGTTTCTGGTACGGCCAGATGAATTCGGCGAACATCTCCGGCGAGACCCCGACCGTCTCCTGCGATTCGCTCAACCCCCAGAGATGCTTCAGCAGTACGGGAGAATCGGACGGCTCATCGGGTGAGGGTAACTCGCTGACGAACCCCAGATTGCCGGAACCGATCCCGTTGGCACCGGCGTTTCGACCGAGCAGTCCCTCGGATTGAAACTGAAGCAGAAGACTTTTCGTGTTGTCGGAGAGGAACTGCATCAGGGCCTTTAAATGATCCGGCTCGTCCACCATCGCCAGCATCAATTCCTCCAGGCCGATCAGGGCAATCGCGGTCATGGTCAGCCCGGTGGTCCAGAGCCCGTATCCCGGCGCCGGGCGAAGCGGGAGGATATCCCCGAAAAGATCGTTCAAATGGTCGATTTCTCGGGCGAGAGCGGCACGGTCGGCGGTAATCGTCTGATGACGGAGGCGTTTAAGGCCTTCGGCGAGATTGGTGATCGGCGGAATGTGCTTAAAGGCCCCGCCCTCAACCCCGGTCGACGCATTCTTAAATTCCACCCCGACGCCCGATGCGCTGTAATACCTGCCGCAGGTATAATAGGGCGAAATCACGCTATCATCGCCGAGACACTCGTACCGATAGATCGTCTGGCGCATCTCGAGTTCCTGCATCCGCGCGTCGGGATCGTCACAGGCCAGTTCGATGGTCCGGTCGATTTCCTTCCAAGATCCTTCGGGACCGACGAAAATCAACGGCCGGTCGCTGCGAAGGTCGTTCAAATCCTTCCATCGCCGGCGGCGCTCCTGCATGATCGGCAACTCGGAAATTTCGCGAATACGGCCCGCCAGGCCCCGTACTATGTCTCGGTCGTGTGATGAAAACATCGGTATCTCCATAAATAAACCATGGTAACCAGTGTATCCGCACAAAATGATTCTTGCGTTCCAAAATGTTCGGTGAAATAATTGAAACATGGCCCGTGACGAAAATTTATATTTCGCATTGAATGAACCGAAGCTTCGGCACTGCCCGCACGTGAAAATGTTCGGATACTGCCGGCTGCGGGGGGCTATGTGGCTCAGGCAGCACCTGGATGCCGGGATCGAGATTTGCCTGTTAGCCAAAGGACGGTTCGATTGGACGATCGAAGGCCGGTCGTATCAGATGCGGTCGAACGACTGCACGTTTACGCTTCCGTGGCAAAAGCATGGCGGAACGCACGGCCTGCTGGACGCGGGGGAATTATACTGGCTCATCATCGGGCCCCGGCGCTTCCGGCGCGACGGAGAACTGAAACTCGGGACCTGGTCACATCTGCCGGGCGAGGTCCAGAAGGACATCGGGCGAACGCTGTGCAACGCAGCCAATCCGTACATCGCCGCGGATGGATGGATTCGCCAGATCTTTCACGAGCTGAACGCGGCCTTCCGGTCGGGCGACACCTCGACGGCCTGGCGGATCAATCGCCTGGTCGACGAATTGCTGTACGCGGTGGCCAGAGGCGCAGCCGCCTCGCAGGTCGTCAGGCGGGACGTCTTGAATCTCGAGCAGGTGCGCCGGCGCGTGATGGAACAGATCGACCGGCGGTGGACCTTGGACGACCTGGTGGCGGTCACGGGATACGGTAAGACGCAGTTGACGTATCTGGTGCGCACGGCGACCGGACTGTCGCCGATGGCCATGGTCCGACGGCTGCGCGTGGATGCGGCCCAGCATTGGCTCAAGACGCCGACCCTGGAGATCACGGAGATCGCCTTACGGTGCGGCTTCCAGTCGAGCCAGCAGTTTGCCACGGTCTTCCGAAAACTCACCGGCCTGAGCCCGTCCGCGTGGCGGCAACAGAGAGAATAACACCCGATGCCGGGAACGCCATAGGATGGCACTGGCCTGAACTCCCGCCACCATCCACATCCATCCCGCCCAGCCGCCAGCCGCGCGTCCGATAAAACCGCCGATCCTGTGCCGCCAAGTCGCAGCCTACCGCACAATCGTTAGGTCTTGATTAAAACGAGTGCTTTTTGTACACTAACAACGGTGGCCGACGATGCCGCAAGGGCTCGAAGACCATCTAAGGGAGACACGAGGAAGGAGAGCGAGGAGAGAGAGATGAGAAATGTCTTGGTTCGGTTTTTGCCCGCCCTTTTCCTGCTTACCCTCTGCGCCCACGCCGCGGTGATCGAACTGCCGGAGGTGATCGAACTGGCGGACTTGAACTCCACAGCGTCCATCGACACAACCGGCGGCCGGGGCATGTTCAACTGGACCGTCAACGGCGTCGACCATCTGCAACAGCAGTGGTTCTGGATGCGGACGGGCCAGCAGCGAGAGTACGCCCTCGATGCCTTTGGCGGACCCGTCGCCGCGGTCGTCTCCGACCGCGATCTCAACGGCCACAACGACATGCTGTTCCTCAGGTACGACCACGGCCTCTACACGGTCGAGGTCTCCTACCTGCTGAC
Above is a window of Phycisphaerae bacterium DNA encoding:
- a CDS encoding sugar O-acetyltransferase, encoding MTEKEKSHAGMLYQPGDPELVSDRDITIKKLYDYNRLHPLDRGARQIAIRELLGKTGDNCVVEQPLFCTYGYNTTVGNNFFLNVNCKLMDSGKITIGDNVFIAPNVCIITEEHAMDVEQRLAGLEYAHPVNIGDNVWICAGAIILPGVTIGANSVIGAGSVVTKDISPNSLAVGNPCKVIRTLV
- a CDS encoding SGNH/GDSL hydrolase family protein, which produces MIQYSNVLFFGNSITRHAPAPELGWHGDWGMAASAEENDYVHVLMRKLREAKPDLSFAARTIADFERKFWEYDLERLADARACPADLTIFRIGENVDAKEADTRGFGRHFLRLMEYIGPNPEAALCVGSFFNHPSANRQMKEAAAEFGCEYLDISHLDADEYKAIGLFEHEGVAAHPCDRGMKAIAEAIWDALKKNRA
- a CDS encoding helix-turn-helix transcriptional regulator yields the protein MKMFGYCRLRGAMWLRQHLDAGIEICLLAKGRFDWTIEGRSYQMRSNDCTFTLPWQKHGGTHGLLDAGELYWLIIGPRRFRRDGELKLGTWSHLPGEVQKDIGRTLCNAANPYIAADGWIRQIFHELNAAFRSGDTSTAWRINRLVDELLYAVARGAAASQVVRRDVLNLEQVRRRVMEQIDRRWTLDDLVAVTGYGKTQLTYLVRTATGLSPMAMVRRLRVDAAQHWLKTPTLEITEIALRCGFQSSQQFATVFRKLTGLSPSAWRQQRE